One segment of Poecilia reticulata strain Guanapo unplaced genomic scaffold, Guppy_female_1.0+MT scaffold_549, whole genome shotgun sequence DNA contains the following:
- the tmem74 gene encoding transmembrane protein 74: MASPKLLPAKEAGKQSELNPEAFDRVSGVQHARKSAGSTGEGVAGEGGCAPARGSGSRGRCLSAPRTAQRRAGAEGKLCPPPGGEEKLRVCCDEELETSFTFIDENVNLRLASPETGCKTSHRPVRNGEPCSETLPELSFMSEDDLSFGEGSGSSVDYGFISAVTFLVTGISLVIISYAVPRDVEVDRDSVSAREMERLEMESARIGAHLDRCVIAGLCLLTLGGVVLSTLLMISMWKGEMYRRKLVAYSKRSAKLYGSISLKTRSSPSHSSARLSLEEEMVETLA; encoded by the coding sequence ATGGCTTCCCCGAAGCTGCTTCCCGCAAAGGAAGCAGGCAAGCAGTCCGAGCTGAACCCAGAAGCATTCGACCGGGTTTCCGGTGTACAGCACGCCCGGAAGTCGGCCGGATCAACAGGAGAGGGGGTCGCCGGGGAGGGCGGCTGCGCCCCCGCCCGCGGCAGCGGCAGCCGCGGCCGGTGCCTTTCAGCACCGAGGACAGCGCAGCGCAGGGCGGGCGCGGAGGGGAAGCTCTGCCCTCCCCCCGGCGGCGAGGAGAAGCTCCGGGTTTGCTGCGACGAGGAATTGGAGACCTCCTTCACCTTCATCGACGAGAACGTCAACTTGCGACTGGCCAGCCCGGAGACCGGCTGCAAAACTTCGCACAGGCCCGTCCGCAACGGCGAGCCTTGCTCCGAGACTCTGCCGGAGCTCTCGTTCATGTCGGAGGACGACCTCTCCTTCGGCGAAGGCTCCGGGAGCTCCGTGGACTACGGCTTCATCAGCGCGGTCACGTTCCTGGTGACGGGGATCTCCCTGGTGATCATCTCCTACGCCGTGCCGCGGGACGTGGAGGTGGACCGCGACAGCGTGTCGGCGCGGGAGATGGAGCGGCTGGAGATGGAGAGCGCCCGTATAGGCGCCCACCTGGACCGCTGCGTGATCGCGGGACTCTGCCTGCTGACGCTGGGCGGCGTCGTGCTCTCCACGCTGCTCATGATCTCCATGTGGAAGGGGGAGATGTACAGGAGGAAGCTCGTGGCCTACTCCAAGCGCTCGGCCAAACTGTACGGCTCCATCAGCCTGAAGACGAGATCCAGCCCCAGCCACTCCTCTGCCCGCTTGTCCCTGGAGGAGGAGATGGTGGAAACTTTGGCTTAA